The following proteins are encoded in a genomic region of Atribacterota bacterium:
- a CDS encoding NADH-dependent [FeFe] hydrogenase, group A6, with product MAKTLKEMEKVQEKARLVTIYLDGKEARVPEGITILEACRMEGFHVPTLCYMEGLSPWGGCRICVVEVEGQPNLVASCVTPVREGMKIRLSSKAVREARKTNLELLLSNHPLDCQLCDRNGFCELQELAYELGVREIRFQGERKIYDVDLSSPSVKRDANRCILCGRCVRTCREVQSVCAIDFAERGFDTFISPSLGLPLGESVCINCGQCILACPTGALSEVSHVEMVWDAIEDPSKFVVLQTAPAVRVSIGEPFGLPAGTITTGKMVAAFRRLGFDRVFDTNFTADLTIIEEGHEFIGRVKKGGKLPLITSCSPGWIKFMEHFYPELMEHVSTCKSPQQMFGAVTKTYYAQKIGIDPKDMVVVSIMPCTAKKFECQRDEMCASGYQDVDFSLTTREAARMLKEKGIRLEEMPEEDFDDPLGISTGAAAVFGATGGVMEAALRSVYEILTGKTLEKLDFYQVRGLDGVKEASLEINGMEVNVAVAHGLGNARRLLDQVKAGQSKYHFIEIMACPGGCIGGGGQPIPTDLEIRMKRIAAIYEVDKNLPMRKSHENPAIKKLYEEFLGEPNGEKAHHLLHTHYVLREKM from the coding sequence ATGGCTAAGACACTAAAAGAAATGGAAAAGGTGCAGGAAAAAGCGAGATTAGTCACGATTTATCTTGATGGGAAGGAAGCGAGGGTTCCCGAAGGAATTACGATTCTTGAAGCCTGCCGAATGGAAGGTTTTCATGTACCAACACTCTGCTATATGGAAGGATTGAGCCCTTGGGGGGGGTGTCGGATCTGTGTGGTGGAGGTAGAGGGTCAGCCAAACCTGGTGGCTTCCTGTGTTACCCCGGTCAGAGAAGGCATGAAAATCAGATTGTCTTCGAAAGCAGTTCGAGAGGCTAGAAAGACGAACCTTGAGCTTTTGCTCTCCAATCACCCCCTTGATTGTCAGCTGTGTGACCGGAATGGATTCTGTGAATTGCAGGAATTGGCGTACGAGCTTGGTGTGCGCGAAATCCGTTTCCAAGGAGAGCGCAAAATCTATGATGTGGATTTGAGCAGCCCCTCGGTGAAAAGAGATGCCAACCGATGTATTCTTTGTGGTCGATGTGTGAGAACCTGTCGAGAAGTTCAGAGTGTATGTGCTATCGATTTTGCTGAAAGGGGTTTTGATACCTTTATCAGCCCTTCCCTTGGTCTTCCTTTGGGGGAAAGTGTCTGTATTAACTGTGGTCAATGCATCCTGGCCTGCCCAACCGGGGCACTATCGGAAGTGAGTCACGTGGAGATGGTCTGGGATGCCATTGAAGATCCCAGTAAATTTGTGGTTTTGCAAACCGCTCCCGCGGTTCGAGTCAGCATTGGCGAGCCTTTTGGTCTTCCTGCAGGAACCATTACCACCGGGAAAATGGTAGCTGCCTTCCGTCGTTTAGGATTTGATCGGGTTTTTGACACAAACTTTACTGCCGACTTAACGATTATTGAGGAGGGTCATGAATTCATTGGTCGGGTGAAAAAAGGTGGCAAATTGCCCTTGATCACCTCCTGTAGCCCAGGGTGGATTAAGTTTATGGAACACTTTTATCCGGAATTGATGGAGCATGTTTCCACTTGTAAATCACCACAACAAATGTTCGGAGCAGTAACCAAGACTTACTATGCTCAAAAGATAGGGATTGACCCCAAAGATATGGTGGTGGTTTCCATCATGCCGTGCACAGCAAAGAAGTTTGAATGTCAGCGGGATGAGATGTGTGCCAGTGGTTATCAGGATGTGGATTTCTCGCTGACTACTCGAGAGGCAGCCAGGATGTTGAAGGAAAAAGGAATTCGACTGGAAGAGATGCCGGAAGAGGATTTCGATGATCCGCTGGGGATTTCCACTGGTGCGGCAGCTGTTTTTGGTGCTACAGGTGGGGTCATGGAAGCAGCCTTGCGGTCTGTTTACGAAATCTTAACCGGGAAAACCTTGGAGAAACTCGATTTTTACCAGGTGCGTGGTCTTGACGGTGTGAAAGAAGCTTCTCTGGAGATTAACGGGATGGAAGTGAATGTTGCGGTAGCCCATGGTCTGGGGAATGCCCGTCGGCTTCTTGACCAGGTTAAAGCTGGTCAAAGCAAATACCATTTTATTGAAATTATGGCCTGTCCAGGTGGTTGTATTGGTGGTGGTGGACAACCCATTCCCACGGATCTTGAAATCAGAATGAAAAGGATAGCAGCAATTTATGAAGTCGATAAAAATCTTCCGATGCGGAAATCGCACGAAAATCCGGCGATCAAAAAGCTGTATGAAGAGTTTTTGGGTGAACCGAACGGTGAGAAGGCCCATCACCTCCTGCACACTCATTATGTACTTCGCGAGAAAATGTAA
- the nuoF gene encoding NADH-quinone oxidoreductase subunit NuoF, whose translation MFYRAHVLVEMTSSSVAFGAAQVKEAFEKEIEKAGLGKEVKVLETGSFGAALPSPFVVIYPDNVVYAPLRVQDVRRVVEEHLLKGRIVKDLMVCGGMESGTTEFVCPFPLAKETRVVLRNSGLIDPLNIEDYIARDGYMALAKVLTEMTPEEVIEVVKRSNLLGRGGAGFPTGLKWEFTYKAEGKEKYVVCNADEGEPGTFKDRLILEGDPHSILEAMAIAGYSVGAREGYIYVRAEYPQSIRHLEEAIRQAEEYGFLGENILGSQFSFRVKIRKGAGAYVCGEETALLESIEGKRGEPRVKPPYPPQKGLWGKPTVIDNVETLANIPPIIVRGPEWFKSIGTPTCPGTKVFTLTGNVNNLGLIEVPMGITLRELVFEIGGGVRGGHGLKLVQTGGPSGGTMTPDLLDVPMTFDTLPKYNSALGSGALTVIDDTHCIVDVVKSFGEFFLHESCGKCTPCRIGNKRIVEILEKISEGKGTVGHLEELRHLGRNMKMTAFCGLGQAAPNPLLRCLEFFREEFEVHVKEKFCPAGVCQLKSSRRTVR comes from the coding sequence ATGTTTTATCGTGCCCATGTATTAGTAGAGATGACCAGCTCTTCGGTCGCTTTTGGAGCGGCCCAAGTAAAGGAAGCATTCGAAAAGGAAATCGAGAAAGCGGGTTTAGGAAAAGAGGTCAAGGTTCTGGAAACTGGGAGTTTCGGAGCCGCCTTACCTTCTCCTTTTGTGGTGATTTATCCGGACAACGTGGTGTACGCGCCATTGCGGGTGCAGGATGTTCGTCGGGTGGTCGAAGAGCACCTCTTAAAGGGGAGAATTGTCAAAGATCTCATGGTCTGTGGGGGAATGGAAAGCGGTACAACTGAGTTCGTATGCCCGTTCCCTTTGGCTAAGGAAACTCGAGTGGTGTTGCGAAACAGTGGTCTTATTGATCCCCTAAACATCGAGGATTACATTGCCCGAGATGGGTATATGGCTCTGGCTAAGGTCCTCACCGAGATGACCCCGGAAGAGGTTATTGAGGTGGTCAAGCGATCGAATCTCCTGGGTCGAGGTGGTGCTGGGTTCCCTACTGGTCTTAAGTGGGAATTTACATATAAGGCGGAAGGGAAAGAAAAATACGTGGTGTGTAATGCCGATGAGGGAGAACCGGGTACGTTTAAGGATCGATTGATTCTGGAGGGGGATCCACATTCAATTCTTGAAGCGATGGCCATTGCTGGATACAGCGTAGGAGCTCGGGAAGGATACATTTATGTGAGGGCTGAGTATCCCCAAAGTATCCGGCATTTGGAAGAAGCAATCAGGCAGGCGGAAGAGTACGGTTTTCTGGGAGAAAACATTTTAGGAAGCCAGTTTTCCTTCCGGGTGAAGATTCGCAAAGGAGCTGGCGCCTATGTTTGTGGTGAGGAGACAGCTCTTCTTGAGTCCATCGAAGGAAAGCGAGGAGAACCCCGAGTAAAGCCTCCCTACCCACCCCAAAAAGGTCTCTGGGGGAAGCCGACGGTTATTGATAACGTTGAAACTCTGGCTAACATCCCTCCCATCATTGTGCGAGGACCGGAGTGGTTCAAAAGTATTGGAACTCCTACCTGTCCGGGTACTAAGGTCTTCACCCTTACTGGGAATGTCAACAATCTGGGATTGATTGAAGTACCTATGGGTATTACATTGCGAGAACTGGTATTTGAAATTGGAGGCGGTGTGCGGGGTGGTCATGGCTTAAAACTGGTTCAGACTGGGGGTCCCTCTGGTGGAACTATGACTCCGGATCTCCTCGATGTGCCGATGACCTTCGATACGCTTCCCAAGTACAACTCTGCTCTTGGTTCTGGGGCACTGACGGTGATTGACGATACCCACTGTATTGTGGATGTGGTGAAGAGTTTCGGAGAATTCTTCCTGCATGAATCTTGTGGGAAATGTACCCCTTGCCGTATTGGCAATAAGCGCATTGTGGAAATTCTGGAAAAAATTAGCGAAGGCAAAGGGACAGTCGGTCATTTAGAAGAACTCCGACACCTTGGAAGAAATATGAAAATGACCGCGTTCTGTGGTTTGGGACAGGCTGCGCCCAATCCACTGTTGCGGTGTCTGGAATTTTTCCGGGAAGAATTTGAAGTTCATGTGAAAGAGAAGTTTTGTCCAGCGGGGGTTTGCCAGTTGAAGTCTTCCCGGCGGACAGTTCGTTAG
- the nuoE gene encoding NADH-quinone oxidoreductase subunit NuoE: MMEENLYRDIEEIIEKYKGEATPLLSILQEVQEKFHYLPRNVLGYIAKKMDIPSSTVYGVATFYSFLETNPVGEYVIRVCKSTPCHVQGAFNVLQVLKRELGLKEGETSKDGKFTLEVTSCLGVCGVAPAMMINDVTYGNLNDERVREILALYRR; encoded by the coding sequence ATGATGGAAGAGAATTTATATCGGGATATCGAAGAAATTATAGAGAAATATAAAGGAGAAGCGACGCCTCTGCTCAGTATTTTGCAGGAAGTGCAGGAAAAGTTTCACTACCTTCCGCGGAATGTTTTGGGGTACATCGCAAAGAAAATGGACATTCCTTCAAGTACGGTGTATGGAGTAGCAACATTTTACTCGTTTCTTGAGACCAATCCAGTAGGAGAGTATGTCATCAGAGTGTGTAAGAGTACCCCCTGCCATGTTCAAGGGGCCTTCAATGTGTTACAGGTACTCAAGCGAGAATTGGGCCTCAAGGAGGGCGAGACCAGTAAAGACGGAAAGTTTACCTTAGAAGTGACGAGTTGCCTGGGAGTGTGCGGTGTTGCGCCGGCGATGATGATTAACGATGTCACGTATGGTAATCTGAACGATGAGAGAGTGAGAGAGATTTTAGCTCTCTACAGACGGTGA
- the nuoF gene encoding NADH-quinone oxidoreductase subunit NuoF — translation MAEIERSQILLCAGAACISSGALKVKEALEREIQKHGLESEIRLIETGCVGPCNLGPLAIIYPEGVFYQKLTPEDASTVVEEHLLKGRVVERLLYQPPTEERKKFLREIPFFEKQVKIALRNSGFIDPLNIEDYIARDGYMALAKVLTEMTPEEVIEEIKRSGLRGRGGAGFPTGLKWEFTRRSEGMEKFVICNADEGDPGAFMDRSILEGDPHSVLEAMAIAGYAIGAKQGYIYVRAEYPLAVERLHHAIEQAREYGLLGKNIMGLGFDFDIEIRIGAGAFVCGEETALIASIEGKRGMPRPKPPFPAQSGLWEKPTVINNVETYANIPPVILHGAEWFSSIGTEKSKGTKVFALAGDVNNTGLVEVPMGISLGEIIYDLGGGVRGGKRLKAVQIGGPSGGCIPIQYLNVKIDYDSLKELGAIMGSGGLIVMDEDTCMVDLARFFLEFVQDESCGKCTPCRIGTKRMLEILNRIVTGEGKEGDIELLEDLAKQIKASALCGLGQTAPNPVLSTLRYFREEYEAHIREQKCPAVVCRAMFQAPCQHACPLGIDIPAYVSLVKNGDYIGALRVIREDNPLPSVCGRVCHRPCESKCRRGQLDEPVAIDDIKRFVADYARRNKIALPIVMERKRDESVAVVGSGPAGLTCAYYLARFGYSVTVFEALPVAGGMLAAGIPAYRLPREALEYDLKQIQAMGVKIECNKALGRDFTLAELQEKFDAVFLGIGAWKSLPLGIPGENLEGVIPALEFLRHINLGGTINVPRKAVVVGGGNAAMDAARTLLRMGALEVNVVYRRTRGEMPAIPEEIDDAEKEGIIFHFLMAPLEVVGEDGKVKGLRLQRMRLGEFDRSGRRKPIPIEGGELFLECDMVAVAIGQKPDLEGFAQGLQLDYQGNIAVSPYTLASSLPKVFAGGDAIGGEATVVYAMSLGKKAAFSIHQYLRAQKQEELGTVIQPEQPRIIEEPPVVKEMPRVQVSEVPVRERICNFSEVKICLSEDDVRYEAERCLRCDLEKILKKQEEPVLVEEGTE, via the coding sequence ATGGCTGAAATAGAAAGGAGTCAGATTTTACTCTGTGCCGGCGCTGCCTGTATTTCTTCTGGAGCTTTAAAAGTTAAAGAAGCTCTGGAACGAGAAATACAGAAGCACGGACTTGAGTCTGAAATCCGTTTGATAGAGACTGGTTGCGTAGGTCCCTGTAACCTTGGACCACTGGCCATTATCTATCCCGAGGGTGTATTTTATCAGAAGTTGACACCTGAAGATGCATCTACCGTAGTTGAGGAACACCTTTTGAAAGGGAGGGTGGTTGAGCGCCTGCTATACCAACCTCCTACTGAGGAGCGGAAGAAGTTTTTACGGGAAATCCCTTTCTTTGAGAAACAGGTGAAGATTGCACTCCGCAACAGCGGCTTTATTGATCCCCTGAATATCGAGGATTACATTGCCCGAGATGGGTATATGGCTCTGGCTAAGGTCCTCACCGAGATGACCCCAGAAGAGGTTATCGAGGAAATTAAGAGGTCAGGCTTACGGGGTCGGGGAGGAGCCGGGTTCCCGACTGGTCTTAAGTGGGAATTTACCCGCCGTTCCGAGGGGATGGAAAAATTCGTAATTTGTAACGCTGATGAGGGTGATCCAGGTGCGTTTATGGACCGGAGCATTCTGGAGGGGGATCCACATTCAGTTCTGGAAGCAATGGCTATTGCTGGATATGCTATTGGTGCAAAACAAGGATATATCTATGTACGCGCTGAATACCCCCTGGCAGTGGAACGATTGCATCATGCCATCGAGCAAGCGCGGGAGTACGGTCTTCTGGGTAAAAATATCATGGGTTTGGGTTTTGATTTCGATATCGAAATTCGCATTGGAGCAGGAGCTTTTGTCTGTGGAGAAGAAACTGCGCTCATTGCTTCCATAGAAGGGAAACGTGGTATGCCTCGCCCCAAACCTCCTTTTCCTGCCCAGAGTGGTCTTTGGGAAAAGCCAACGGTGATTAATAATGTTGAAACATACGCCAACATTCCCCCCGTTATTTTGCACGGTGCAGAGTGGTTCAGTAGCATTGGAACTGAAAAGAGCAAGGGAACCAAAGTGTTTGCCCTGGCAGGTGATGTGAACAATACCGGTCTTGTAGAAGTGCCGATGGGTATCAGTTTAGGGGAGATCATCTATGACCTGGGCGGAGGAGTCCGGGGTGGGAAACGGCTGAAAGCAGTTCAAATCGGTGGTCCCTCTGGAGGGTGCATCCCGATCCAGTACCTGAATGTAAAGATTGATTATGATTCACTCAAGGAACTTGGAGCCATCATGGGTTCGGGTGGTCTCATTGTAATGGATGAGGACACCTGCATGGTGGACCTTGCCCGTTTCTTTTTGGAGTTTGTTCAGGATGAATCTTGTGGAAAGTGTACCCCCTGTCGTATTGGTACTAAAAGAATGCTGGAGATTTTGAATCGTATTGTGACTGGTGAGGGCAAGGAAGGTGATATTGAGCTTCTGGAAGACCTGGCCAAACAGATTAAAGCCAGTGCGCTTTGTGGTTTAGGGCAAACTGCACCAAACCCGGTTTTGAGTACTTTGCGTTATTTCCGTGAGGAGTATGAAGCGCACATTCGGGAACAGAAGTGCCCGGCGGTGGTTTGTCGAGCGATGTTCCAGGCTCCTTGCCAGCATGCCTGTCCTTTGGGTATTGATATTCCAGCATATGTTTCTTTAGTCAAGAACGGTGATTATATTGGGGCTCTCCGGGTTATTAGGGAAGATAACCCTCTCCCATCTGTGTGTGGTCGAGTGTGTCACCGGCCCTGCGAGAGCAAATGTCGAAGAGGACAACTGGATGAACCGGTGGCAATTGATGATATTAAGCGCTTTGTGGCTGACTATGCGCGACGGAACAAAATTGCCCTCCCGATAGTGATGGAGAGAAAGCGTGATGAGTCAGTAGCTGTAGTTGGTTCTGGTCCTGCTGGCTTGACCTGTGCTTACTATTTGGCCCGGTTCGGATACTCGGTAACTGTTTTTGAAGCACTTCCGGTAGCTGGGGGGATGCTTGCGGCTGGTATTCCTGCATATCGTCTGCCTCGAGAAGCTCTGGAATACGATCTGAAACAGATTCAAGCTATGGGTGTGAAGATTGAGTGTAACAAGGCCTTAGGTCGTGATTTTACCCTTGCAGAGCTTCAAGAGAAGTTTGACGCGGTATTTCTGGGTATTGGTGCATGGAAGAGTTTACCACTTGGTATTCCTGGAGAGAACTTGGAAGGTGTCATTCCAGCGCTTGAATTTTTACGACACATTAACTTAGGTGGAACCATCAATGTACCTCGAAAGGCGGTAGTCGTGGGTGGGGGGAACGCCGCTATGGATGCAGCAAGAACCCTTCTTCGTATGGGGGCTCTTGAAGTGAATGTGGTGTATCGCCGTACAAGAGGTGAAATGCCAGCGATTCCTGAAGAAATCGACGACGCCGAAAAAGAAGGAATTATTTTCCACTTCCTGATGGCACCTCTTGAAGTGGTGGGAGAAGATGGCAAAGTAAAGGGTTTACGTTTACAGCGCATGCGTTTAGGAGAATTTGACCGAAGTGGAAGGCGGAAACCTATTCCCATCGAGGGAGGAGAGTTATTCTTAGAGTGTGACATGGTTGCGGTGGCCATTGGGCAAAAACCAGATTTGGAGGGATTTGCACAGGGGTTGCAATTGGATTATCAGGGAAATATTGCTGTAAGTCCTTATACTCTGGCTTCTTCGCTCCCGAAAGTGTTTGCTGGAGGAGATGCCATTGGTGGAGAGGCGACCGTGGTTTATGCGATGTCTCTGGGGAAGAAGGCTGCTTTTAGCATTCACCAGTATCTCCGAGCACAAAAACAGGAGGAGTTAGGAACCGTGATTCAGCCGGAGCAACCCCGAATCATTGAGGAACCGCCAGTCGTTAAAGAAATGCCTCGGGTGCAGGTTTCTGAGGTTCCAGTTCGTGAGCGAATTTGTAATTTCTCTGAAGTGAAGATTTGTTTGAGTGAAGATGATGTTCGGTACGAAGCTGAGCGTTGTCTGCGATGTGATCTAGAGAAAATTCTCAAGAAACAGGAGGAGCCTGTCCTTGTTGAGGAGGGAACTGAATGA
- a CDS encoding (2Fe-2S) ferredoxin domain-containing protein: protein MRIESIEDLKKIREEAKKKAMLREGQSEYKVTVYMGTCGIAAGARQVMAALLDEIAKRNLANVLVTQAGCIGLCDREPLVGIEKGDEKVLYGDLTAEKVRQIVASHLVNGQIVGDWVVHAERRS, encoded by the coding sequence ATGAGAATTGAAAGCATTGAAGATTTGAAAAAAATTAGAGAAGAAGCCAAGAAAAAAGCAATGCTTCGGGAAGGGCAGTCTGAGTATAAGGTCACGGTGTATATGGGTACCTGTGGAATTGCCGCAGGTGCTCGACAGGTTATGGCAGCGCTTCTCGATGAGATTGCCAAAAGAAACCTGGCCAATGTCTTGGTAACCCAGGCCGGCTGTATTGGGCTCTGCGATCGGGAACCTCTGGTAGGAATAGAGAAGGGTGATGAAAAAGTTCTCTATGGTGATTTGACTGCTGAGAAGGTTCGTCAGATTGTAGCGTCGCACCTGGTTAACGGACAAATTGTTGGCGACTGGGTGGTCCACGCAGAGAGACGGTCATAG
- a CDS encoding ATP-binding protein, translating into MKELALHLLDLVENSVRARASKIVLSIVERISENLLEIIVQDNGEGMDEKTLQKIQDPFFSGQKKKVGLGVPLFAQVVEQCGGKIEISSKQGQGTLVKAIVPRTHIDLPPLGNIPETMALLIVSHPEIEWDLQHLVDGRGWSFNSKELVSGMDENEVRLMYPHLREWFQSQEDQLREGTSHEN; encoded by the coding sequence ATGAAGGAGCTTGCGCTCCACCTTTTGGATTTAGTAGAGAATTCCGTCCGGGCTCGGGCCAGTAAGATTGTACTTTCTATCGTTGAACGGATTTCAGAAAACCTTTTGGAAATCATCGTTCAGGACAATGGGGAAGGAATGGATGAAAAAACGCTGCAAAAAATTCAGGATCCCTTTTTTTCGGGACAAAAAAAGAAGGTGGGGCTGGGAGTGCCGCTTTTTGCTCAGGTTGTGGAGCAGTGCGGGGGAAAGATAGAAATATCTTCCAAACAGGGTCAGGGGACCTTGGTGAAGGCAATAGTGCCACGAACCCACATTGATCTGCCTCCTTTAGGGAATATTCCCGAAACCATGGCACTTCTTATTGTATCTCATCCCGAGATTGAATGGGATTTGCAACATCTGGTTGATGGGCGGGGGTGGTCTTTTAACAGTAAAGAATTGGTATCGGGAATGGATGAGAATGAAGTGCGTTTGATGTACCCCCATCTGAGGGAGTGGTTTCAAAGTCAAGAAGATCAATTACGGGAGGGAACTTCTCATGAGAATTGA
- the nuoE gene encoding NADH-quinone oxidoreductase subunit NuoE, which produces MFQAVTEESISPQQEEALERIFREYAGKKGALIQVLHAVQNVLGYLPRATLKRVAQVLDIPLSEIYGVVTFYHFFSMKPRGKHVIQVCLGTACYVRGGQAILDRLRKDLEVDIGSITSDGLYSLEVMRCAGACGLAPVVRIDNDVHKRVSPSQIMDIVKSYA; this is translated from the coding sequence ATGTTTCAAGCAGTCACCGAAGAAAGCATTTCTCCCCAGCAAGAAGAAGCCCTGGAAAGGATTTTTCGAGAGTATGCAGGAAAAAAGGGAGCGCTTATTCAGGTTTTGCACGCTGTTCAGAATGTTTTAGGTTACCTTCCGCGGGCGACATTGAAGAGAGTAGCTCAAGTTCTGGATATTCCCCTCAGCGAAATATACGGGGTGGTTACCTTTTATCATTTTTTCTCCATGAAGCCGCGGGGTAAACACGTGATTCAGGTCTGCTTAGGAACGGCCTGCTATGTTCGGGGAGGACAGGCCATACTGGACAGGTTGAGGAAAGATCTTGAGGTGGATATTGGTTCGATTACAAGCGATGGCCTGTATTCTCTCGAGGTCATGCGATGTGCTGGAGCTTGTGGGTTGGCACCGGTGGTAAGGATTGACAACGATGTCCATAAAAGGGTGAGTCCTTCACAGATTATGGACATTGTGAAGAGTTACGCCTGA